tttatccagattccgcttgaagatttccattgatggagcgcccaccacctcccgtggcagcctattccactctctcactcccctcactgtcagaaagtttttcctaatgtctaatctgtatctctttccctttagtttcatcccattgcttcttgtacttccttgtgctaatgagaataggggagatccctctgcactgtgactacctttcagatatttgtagactgctattaaatctcccctcagccttctcgtctgcaaactaaacaatcccagttcttttagccgctcctcataggacatggtttgcagaccttccaccattttggttgctcttctctggacttgctccaatatatcgatgtcacACATATCGATATACTCAGTCCCTTCTCATCACTGCCATCTATACACACAACAATGGCGCTTACATTGCATGTCTTACCATCTAGTAGTACCAACATAGTCAGTAATTGACAATGCCTGGTAACCCCAGCAGTACATAGTGCTGCCATACACACAGGAGGTGCGCCAATGATGGGCCTGTCCTCGTCAGTGGTTCTGGGGGTGTCTGTATATGGCACAGCACTCGGTGCTGATGGGGGTGCTACACATGTTGTGGCAGCCATGTGACATTGAGGATAGTGACGGTGAGTCATCCATACGGTGTCACCCACACACCGGCTCGCCCCCACATGGTGATTCATGGCATGACTCACAGAGCTCCTTCATACCTTGCTGCCACCTTGACCCCCCACTGCACTCCTTATTACCCCCTCCTCAGAGATCTGCCTGCTTGGCACACCTGACTCTAGCCTTACatgccaacccccctcccctggaTTCCTATAGATCCCTCAAAGATCCTTCCGCTTCACAGACCCATCCTCGTATAACACTCATCTACAACTTtccttgttctttttttttctccaccattTTCAAGACCTCTTCTTACTGTCAGTGAATAGAAGCCTGTCCTTGGCATTCTGATCACTGGCTGCAAGTGTAACAACCCCCCAGCTGTGAGCAGTGGTCTGTAGAGATGTGTCAGGCAAGCAGTGATCTTGCTCCAAATTTCTGGAATTTGCCAAAGTCCGATCCCTTTGGGGGTCACATGATAGGTCGACTTTATTGTTACGTATTATTCACTTTACCTTTTGCCATTGCAGGTTGCGAAAAGTGATTGATAGAAGCGATAGAAAAACCGCGGACCGCTCCTCTGCCTCCTGCTTGCCAGCCTACAAGGATCCTCTCTATATGCCACTACAGCTGCCAACCATGAATTTCCGCAGTCACCGGCTTCTGCGACGctctcctccgccaccgccgaCTCTCTCCACTAAACCCACGGCGGTGGGCGGAGCCTCCGGCACCGGATTGTCCAGCCTCGGCAGCATAGCTCAGATCAGTCCGTGTCTCTACCTCTCCAGTGGGAACGCGGCGGGCAGCCGGCAGCTGGTCTACGCTCGCAATGTCACCTGCATCGTGAACGCCACGCTGGAGATTCCCAACTCTAACTGGCCGGACGTAGACTACATCAAGGTACCCGTGCCGGACTTACCCCACGCCCCTCTCGCCCTGTACTTTGATTCTGTTGCAGACCGCATCCACCAGAACGGGAAAAGGAATGGCAGGACATTGGTCCACTGTGTGGCGGGGGTCAGCCGCTCGGCCACGCTCTGCATAGCCTACCTGATGAAGTACCACCGCCTGTCCTTACTGGACGCCCACCagtgggtgaaaaccaggaggcCGGTGGTGCGACCCAATGCCGGCTTCTGGCAGCAGCTGATACAGTACGAGAAGAAGCTCTTTGGTAAAAACACGGTGAGGCTGGTGCCGTCTCCGCTAGGACTCATCCCAGATATATACGAGCGGGAAACCCGAAACCTCATCCCCGTCTGGGGCTTCAGATGAAGCAGCTGCAACTGATACTGGGACTGATAGACAATCGCTGGTGCTCCAAAGTATCCAGCCCCAGGACACACTGGACACTTTGTATCCCCACCCTTAAAGGGCAAGGTCCATCTTAATCCAATGAGAAGTTCTGCAGCTTTCCAACAGACTTTAGGTTTTAATTTCTTACAATTTCCAAGATGtctacttgctgtcagtgactgggaCCAATATCTATGTGCAAAGCCTGTACAGATCTAGTATGTCTCACAACTGAGGGTTTGCTActgttgtatccagtctagacaatcctctgtgagctaagaATGTCAACAGCACAAACCTGTCCAGTGTATCAGCCTGCTTGTCAAGGGGCTTTCCAGAACAtatatagatggggggggggggtccaaagTCAGGGCCGTCTGAAAAGATCACAATATTGGCatagctgtggcctcttcaccgaataccaagcacagcgccatactaaTTGTAGTGGctatacttggtattgcagctgagccgCATACACTTACATAGGACTGAGCTGTTGCTGTGCCATTTGACTCTTAGACCGCACCAGTCACGAGTGACACATCATCTTCAGACACTTGACTGCTAGAGAGCCTAGGTGTCTAAGAGTTCACccatatcctggaaaacccctttaaggctgcttAGCTTGCAATatttatacactggatatattgtaacaaaccctcagttgTGAGCAAGACGAGCAGAAATCTCTCCTGTACTATTAGTCTGTTCCAGTGTATCACTGCAGGTCACTGACAGGAGCGAGCGCTTTGTGCTATTGCATTTAGCTTGTAGAGCGGGGGATCGGCACTTGAGACTTGTTCACAGCTGAGGAGTTGTTACAATTTATTGAGTCTAGACAATCTTCTGTAAGGCCGTGTCTAGTTCCGAGTCCGTCTACAATTACAACCATGGATCACGATGTCACTTTTTCTTCCTGGTCCTTGTGTTTGCGGGGCTTTTTCATCCGGCGAGGTCAAGAAGAAATCAATGGACGTGTGAAGCATCATAGTCACCTCAGGATCCATGGTTGTTAGTCATTAGCGTCTGTTCACACTTTGCTCTAGATCCGAGACAGATTCCCGCAGGTGAAAATGCcggcagcagaaaatgaagaggaattcttcatTTTACGCAGTGTGAACAGACTCCAGTCTAACCAtcctagactgatacattgtagatgTAGATTCGCCCTGGATTCAGTAGGTGGCGCTTTTCCCACCCCTCCCCTGCGACCACGACAAATCAGGGTGGTCAGGGTTGCATTTTAGTTCAGACATGCAAGACAGAGCCCCCCCAACCACATCTAACATGCCCCAAGATGATCTAGCGCCACCTACTGCATCCAGCCCGCTCCATTCTAGCagtgttcccattcactgacagcaggcagagGTCTCCATAGACTGCAGCACAAAGTCCCTAGAGACTTGCCGAGCGTCCTTTCCAGAAGATGGCAGTTCCCGCTCCAGTAATGCCGAATGCTACAAGATATAgtcaattttatttttgtgtgattgTAAGAAGGACGGCGCCGTcgctggtggtggtggggggtgtcCGCGGCTCCTCGTTTATTTTTATTGTGAAGACAACATTGATGGTGAAACAGTTCCTTCTATATAGGGATATCTCTATAGGATCCTTATTTTTCAGATGTAGGGGGCGACATAGATTTCTAAATAAAAGTCATTTAACAAATAATGTGAAAAATAATGGatttatttacaaaaacagaTAAAATGAGATAAAAAGAAAAAGACGAAGAAAACGGGGAGGGGGGTGGGAAGAGATGCCGTgtgactgtgggggcaactgatgGGTTAAAATAAATATGCATGTACCTTGCTAGGTGATGATCTGTAACCTGTAGCTCTCCGGCTGTTGCATGCTGGGAGCCAAAGGTTGCAGGTCACCGCTGCGGATGGTTGTTTACCTTTAAAGTGAGTAggagtatatatggtgtaatGCCGAGGTGGTGACATGAGGGGCACAGAGTACCCCCGTCTGCCATCACCAATTGTATGTCAATGAATAACCTGGATCAGTGGTGTCAAAGCTGTGACAACTACAACGTACATAAAAGAGGGATCGGGAAGGGAAGAAGTCAAGACATCCAAAGACAATCTTCTTGGCACGTGATGGAGAAACCTCCAGTTAGTCCTATGTACATGAGATTGGGTACATTAACCCTTCAATCAATCACTCTCCCCATCATCACTGATGATCCCCTTTAAGCCGGACCAGTCTATTGGCCTCTTTTTGCGGGGGGGACCTTCTTCCCCTTCAGATTCAGATCCCACAGATTTCCGGTAGGGGGAGTCTTCACGGATTGGGGAGTTCCGATAGGGGTTCCAGGTGCTGCGCCGTCGAGGTCGCCCTGCAGGAAATATAGTTTGTCAGTAACAATGGCATCAGCGAGTACAGTGCACTGGGGCGGTCACATTTTGGGATGTGTTTACACCGGTCAGAGATAAATCTACATTTACAGTCGTCAGTACAGTTTATGGAAAGGTTGAAGGGTAGGATTCCTTAAATAGTCCCAGACTGTGGGGTATACAGACTCACCGGACGTCTCGATGATGTTGTTGGTGTCTAGTTCCGCCAGCTCCGCCGCCTCCTCCCTCTTCAGTCGCACCACGCGGCATTTCTCCAATGATGGCTTCCCTGCAGGAGAGATCAGGCAGATCGGCATCACGTAGCCCGCTCCTCAGAGCCCGCCCCAACCATCTGACCCCATCCTTTACCTTTCACCCCCAGGTCCTCCAGCTCCTTCTTCAGCACCTCCACCATAGACTTCACCGAGCGGCAGTTCTGGAACAGCTTCTTGTAGTTCCTGCGGGCTCCGCAGGTCAGAATGTACTTCTTGAGGCGGACGATGGAGTGGTGCTCCTCCTTGGCGGTGCCCTGTGAAGACGGAGACACATTGTATGTTGGATCCTCACACCCTGCTCCCCTGCCCCCGCACTGTCTCTCCCGGTCTCGCCATACCTGCTTCTTACTGCTCTTCCCTTTGGTGTCAGGCTCAGATTTGTCAGATGAATCGCTGTCTCCTGCATCTTTCTGGTCCGTTTTCTTCTTGGCTCCACCCTCATCGCTGTCGTCAGAGTCGCTCTCCTCCTGCGCAGCtgtcttctccttccttcctttgcCGTCTGTCTCTTTACCCTTACCTGCAGTCTCCTCATCACTGTCTGTTTTCAGGTCGCTCTCATCTTCACTGTCACGGTTTGTCTTTTTACTTGGAGGTCTCTTTTTACCATCACTGTCATTCTTGTGCACTGTCTTTTCTGCACTCTCGTCTTCACTTTCACTGCCTTTCTTGGGTGCTCTCTTTTGGGGGCTGCACTGGCCTTTCTTCTTCGCTGCTCTCTTTCCTGCACTCTCTTCTTCACTATCACTGTCTTTATTTGAACCTGCACTCTCATCCTCGCTGTCACTGCCTTTCATGGCAGCTTTCTTCTTTGGCGATCTCTTTTCTGCACTCTCGTCTTCACTTTCACTGTCTTTCTTTGCAGCTTCTGTCTTGGGTGCTCTCTTTTGGGGGCTATACTGGTCTTTCTTCTTTGATGCTCCCTTTCCTGCACTCTCTTCCTCACCATCACTGTCTTTATCTGATGCTGCACTCTCTTCCTCACTGTCCTTCATGGAAGCTTTCTTCTTTGGCGATCTCTTTCCTGCACTCTCTTCCTCACTATCACTGTCCTTATCTGATGCTGCACTCTCCTCTTCACTGTCAGTCATGGCAGCTTTCTTCTTGGACACTCTCTTTAgcggtctctcatcttcctcttcactgTCGCCATCTTTCTTACCAGTTTTCTTCTTGGACACTCTCTTTAGCGGtctctcatcctcctcttcactgTCGCTATCTTTCTTACCAGTTTTCTTCTTTGGCGCTCTCTTTCGCGGtctctcatcctcctcttcactgTCGCTATCTTTCTTGCCAGTTTTCTTCTTTGGCGCTCTCTTTCGCGGtctctcatcctcctcttcactgTCGCTATCTTTCTTGCCAGTTTTCTTCTTTGGCGCTCTCTTTCGCGGtctctcatcctcctcttcactgTCGCTATCTTTCTTGCCAGTTTTCTTCTTTGGCGCTCTCTTTCCTGCACTCCCTTGGCCCTTGCTGTCTTTTCTTTGCGCTGTCTTTCCTTTGGCCTGAGGTTTGCTCTCTTTTTTTGCCGCCTTTTTCTTACGCTCCAACTCTTCTCCTTCACTCTCACTGTCCCTCTCATTTCTTGTTGGACTCTTCAAAGCCCTGGCTTTCTTTTTTCCGTCTTCTCCAGTACGTGCACTCTGTTTCTTGGTAGCAGTCTTCGGTTTACTCTCGATCACTTCCACTTCACTGTCTGAATCAACCTCCTGAGGTCTCTTCCTAATGGCCATCTCTTCTGTCTCACTGTCACTGCTGGATTCTGAGACACTCTTTTGCTTCTTGGCAGTCACTTTCTTCTCTTCTCTGATATCACTGTCTGTCTCTTCTTCTGAGCCATCTTTGATCTTCTCTTTCCTTCTTTTTGGCGTTGTTTTTTCCTTCCTCTTAGCTCCATCTCCTTTGTTGAGAACCGCAGTCTCCTCTGCTCTCCCTTTAGTAGGGAACTTCTTGGTCACTGGGGTCTCTGGGGAACTTCCGGACAGTCTCTTGATGTCTCTCTGCTCAATTCCAGAATCCTCCTCCTCCGACTTATTATCTGGAAGAGACAGATGTAGAGTAACCATTAGTCTGACTCTCACAGCAGTCAAGCTTCATCCCGATTCACGCATGTAACACGTGTGTGTGGTTTACGTGTCAAGAGTCTgtgaaaagctgggtgactgagGCCATGGGCAGAGTGTTCTGGCATGTGCCTATATATGTTGGGCACAGTCAGTGCTACAGGGTTATTATgggtcctccctccctccccccaccatccTGTTCTGAGCGCTAATAAATGGTTATTATACCTCATGTGATGTGATAAGGAAACGGATTACCAGGCGGAGTAATGGGGGGGAACATTCCCAACGTTAACCCCTCGTACGCCTGGTGTTACTTACCAGACTTTACATTAAAAATGTAACAGCAGCCACACTTAACACCTTAGATATTatttctcacagctgaggtttcgttacaatgtatccagctcAGTCAACCCTCTGTGTGGACTTCAGACTGATATTTCTATCTATGCTGATGCGCTGGATCAGTCTGAAGTCCTGCTTAACTCTCAGAGGATTGTCTAcactgtaacagaccctcagctgtgagaagtattaggGTAGGACGTGTTGTTGTTGGAATGGCCAGCGCTGCTCGTGTCTAACATTTTTCCCACGGGTCAGCGGTTCACTTTACTGACCCGAGGCACACAGAGCAGGACATGCCATTATATGCACATGGTGGGTGATACACAAGACCTTGGCTGctaatacatatactgtacatatgacaCTCAGAGAGTTCCAGCAGCTCCGTCACATGACTAGACGCACGATGTCTCTGCGCCGCGCAGGAACACAGCATTACATGAACCCTCTCCCCACGTGGTACTCACCATCTATCTGCTTGCGCTTCTTCCCCGGGGGCTCCTTGTTCTCCACCACCGCGCTGTCGCTGTCCTGGCGCCCCCTCTTCTGCACCTTCATGATGAGGGGCTCATCGTCACTGGCTTCTTCCTCCTACAAGACACGAGAATAGAGGACATGACTGCAGAGATGCTGCAGAACCCCTTTCCACCATAATTATATCAACACACTGATCACCTTCTGACCACAGCATGCTCTCCTGTTCAGACATGTGGTCAGACTCGTAGCTGACAGGATCACATCATCCATCAGACCCCTCCAGGCAGCTCTCTGAGCCCTCCTCATTTCTCTGCATTTCCCTCCAGTGCTGAAAAAGACGACTGCCCCATCTAAAGGACATCTCTACTGTATCtaagagtgctgtgtgcagaacttccagtgtatcctatgagatgcagcttcacattgctcttccctgcctcctccttgtaAGAGCTGACATTGAGAAACCTACCACAAGAGGCAGCAATTCAGTCGGAGAGTCCATACAGTGATTAGCTGCAGTTCTACAACTCTCCTGACTCAAGTCTTTCTTAAAGGGAATATCCAGGGACTTGAAATTAACTTGGGGTTCCAAGATGGTTCCCTCCGCAGCTCATGTGAACAGAACCATCCCCCTGGCTCATTCTGCCCCATCCCTCCTCTCCAGTTTACAATGGGGGCCAGCTCATTATTGTAAAGTTTGCACCCAATTACCTGTGCAAACAGAAGAGGGGGAAAGAGACTCAGGGGACAGGGCTGGATCCAATCAAGTGACCCAGGGCAGAAACCAATCTAGAACCCTGGGTCCCATTgcaacaaacacttacatcagcTATGTTAGATAATTTCTAGTCTCTGAATGACCtctctgtgtgcagaatctccagtgtatcctatGAGATGCCGCTTCACACTGCTCTCCCCTGACTCACACTGTGCATCTATctgtgtgtgcagaatctcctgtGGATTTCTGTAAGATAACGCTTCTCACCGCCTACTACTTGAGTGTCCCCCATGTGCGGCGACATCATTTGTCACCCTTATATTGGATGGAGAACAGTACAGTGTGATGAGGGATTGTGGGCGATGAAGTGTGTATTAGGGGTACAAAGAGCCAAAATGGCAGACAACCCATAAATAGCACATACACTAATACCTAGAAACAAAGCATTGATCAGAGACTCCACTGTTCTGGGATGCCACAACCACAGCAACGCACTAGCACGTCGCTAACGGGGCgacaaatggggtgaaatagccaGGATCAGACTTTCTCAGAGCCCAAATGTTACGTATTACAGCCTGTACCTGCTGCTGATGCCATAATGTCACACCCATATGTAGGATGGGGTTAAAAGTGTTGACACCCCCACCTCCAATCACATATCAATCCTTCGGTTAGGATctttcctaacagtctaagaacgaactcccctcctgacagtactgtgtgtggcgCTATACTGTgcggggtgttccttaccacccagccatgacatcaagcggtgaagaacgccccctcccctcctgacagtactcgtccatagactcactgctcagcgtcatgactgggtggtaaggaacacccctcacagtatagcgccacacacagcactgtcaggaggggtagtcccagttagactgtcaggaacacccttctgacagtgaagagctatcggtaaatgccccaacatctccagccccggggcacataatgggaaacctGACAGTGcgcggctttctagtggtatataaaaccgcatctgtccaagaacatgaaaggtcgtctttaactccttcccgacatccgccgtactagtacggtgcatgccgggtgtttaactgcagattgaaatgtacagcatcaccatgctcctggcagtagcatggcgatgctgcggccctggcacccaccccggtgtctgtatgccgggtctgtaagggccggttcacacatgctgatgtgttccgtccgtaaggagtccgcatgaggaatggaatacaagcgcaactgcaagcgccgtGCAGTTCAAGcatacgggccccatagactatgaccatctgtaatagtaatgtagagaatctcccatagacggcaatacactcgtattataatacaaataataataaaataataataataataaaatagtgaaaaaaaaagtttttaaaaaatataataaataaaagttctaaatcactcctttccctggaatacatataagggcaggttcacaccagcacccgatctctgttatgcagattcggttttctgttggcagaaaacggaaaccgaCATTCATTGTCCGCCGGTGAGTGTCTtcagctctccgtggcgaaacagtttttttcttttaccggacacaaagtcctgcatgtctgactttgtgactggttaataaaaaaaaaaaacctgtttcgccgcAGAAAGCGCTAactggcggacacttttcaaactcatgaatgggtttgaaaactgcctgctgatttccgtctcctgtccagtttctcgggcaggaaatggaaacctgcataacggagatcgggcgctggtgtgaacctgcccttaaaatagaaaatgactgtgacacacaaacacattaggtatccctgtgtctgacagtgcccggtctactgaatataggggatctgcagcgctcctgttccgtcgggaaggggttaataggaacactgcggatcccctatattcagccaggctgagttccaagcaggggggggggggggggaccaaacccccccccccccccaaaaaaaaaaaaaaaaaaaaaaacagtcctcaagctcagggaaggggcagccagacaaccaaaacaccccctccccttccccagcaccccaaaactccaaccattttaatttttgaaattttccagtagctgctgcattccccccccccccctcggcttatactcgagtcaataagtttcccagtttttcgtggtaaaattaggggcctcggcttatatttgggtcggcttatactcgagtatttatggtaaaaaaataaataaaaaaaattacaatttcaaatcacccccctttccctagaacacatataaaagtagttaaacactgtgaaacacctacacattaggtatccctgtgtccgaaatcacccgctctacaaatctataaaaatatatttcttgtatggtaaatgccgtagcgggggaaaaaaaaaaaagaagaaaaatcaaaagtgccaaacagccatttttatttcacggttttgcctctgataaaattttaataaaaaatgatcaaagcaatagcaatttccaaaaatggtaaaactaaaaggtacctgcaaaaaaaaaaaaaaaaaaaaaaaaaaaaaaaaagctctatgcatccctgtacacgcaagtataaaaaagaaaaagttacggctgtcagaatacagcgacttttagataaaaaaaaaaaaaaaaattggcacagtctgggatttttgttaaggggttaaaatgtaaataaaaccatataattttGGAGTCTTCAGACTCGTacagaaacacagaatacaggtgacgtcattttggctgtgCAGTGatcgctgtaaaaacgaagcccataagaaaaattgcacaaatgcattttttcttcaaatccctcgcattctgaatgtttttccagcttcccagtacattgtacagaataaaaaatggtgaaatcatgaagaaaaaattgtcctgcaaagattaaggcctcatatggctccgagagcagagaaataaaaaaagttatggggtttggaagggggagagtcaaaaacaaaaatcagaaaatgccattggggtgggaaggggttaaaggggctttctgggaaTGTAATATTGCTGGAGCAGCCTCAGGAGAGATCATCATTATTAGAGTTGTTGCCCTCTGGGGGTCCCGGGTATCGGCCCCTGCGATCTGACattgataatctatcctaagGCAGGTCTTCAATCTGTAGTTGTGGAAACCCCCTCTAAGGCCCCGCACAATGGCCGGTAAGTGTCTGAATGCCTTTAATATAAGAGTCAACTCATAAgctctactccagtcacacccagagctgcaatcaTACATCCACTGCTTACCAGAAAGCACAGCATTGTGGGTGCTCAGCTATTAGCAGGGGGTGCAGAGGcgtcagctctggatgtgactagagaatAGTGGTGTGTAGCGGCAGGCACCCTGATAGGCGGCACGCTCATCCCCTCCCGTCACCTGCATCCTCAGCAGCTCTTCCTCCACGATTTTCTTCAGGGTTTGGCGTTCTGGTGTGGACAGCTCTGATTGGCCGCAGTGAGCCAGGTACTTGGAGCGCACCGAAGACTGCGACAAGACACTGCGGGGAGAGAGAACAACACACCATGACATCATATGATGGGAgatccagtgatgtcatacaccTCAGTAAATATAAGGATACAGAGCACTATGACATCATAGCCCCGGATATAACATCACACCGTGCAATAATAGCATccaccgccatacagtacaggcTCCACTGCCTcagtatatgacatcacacacCTCAGTATGACATCATACTACACAAGAGCTGCTAGATAAGAATCTTACAGTCCAGTACATACAATGACATCATACGTCTCAGCATATAATGCGCCCAGTGACGTCACACTGTCCCGCACATATCataagacagtgatgtcacacggcCCATACATTTCCCCCCATAACGTCTCTAACACAGTCTCCAGCACATGACGTCATACACCACACACAGGATGACGATAATGACGTCACTTCGCTATTCCCTGACCCCAATGCCCGGATCGTATTGCCCGTGCTGATGTCACCCCTCACCTGAGGTCTGGGCTACGCTGAAACAGCCCCCGGATGAAGCGCCGCATCTCCCGGCCCACATCTCCCGCCATGTTTAAACCTAAACCAACAGGATAGAGGCTCCGCCCAAGAGCCTCTCATTGGCTCGGACCCTCCTAGTGACTCCTGATTGGTAGATGGCGGGAATGCTCCGCCCTCAGAGACTCTGATTGGAAGATCTATTAAGCTCCTCCCACTAGAGCCGCCGCCATTTTATCGAAGTATTACTATACAATACAATCTATTCAGTCATGGCAACGGGAAGTGACGTTCAACCCTAGCGCGGAGTGAGCGGGGCTTATTCCCTGGAAGTGAGAGAGGTGAGAGAGGGGTGTAGTGGGGGAAACACACGTCTTACATTGACTCCCCCGCGTTACTATGTGCCCAGGGCTGCAGGGTGTACTGGGGTTTGTAGTTCCATAGAACATGCTGCAGAGTGCGCAGCGGAGcagttgcctatagcaaccaatcagattgctgCTTTTATTCTCAGGATTGAGAGCTGGCGTCTGATTGGCGGGGAATTGGCTCAGGCTGCGGAGCTGCTGTATGGCTGGTCAGgctttgtcacccagctttcctgagcTCTATCACTTAgtagtctaggaaagctgggtgatgtctGCTGTGAGAGATGGACTGGCGGCCATGTGGGCTCTTTCCCTGGAGACTGTAACTTACAGCGCTCTGATGTACAATGATGATGACAATGATTATAAGACAGAAATTCATGACTTTTTGACTGTGAGCCGCCACAGGGTGGGGTGAGAGCTGCCCTTACTGACTGTTTCCCTTTAGGGTCAGGTGTAAGCCATTTTACTGACCGTTTCCTTTCAGGATCAGGTGTGAGCCGCCCTTACTGAGTGTTTTCCTCAGTCAGATGTGAGATTCCCTTACTGACGGTTTCCTTGCAGGATGCGGTGTGAGCGGTCCTAACTGATTGTTTCCTTGCAGGATCATATGTAAGCTGTCCTTACTGACTGTTTCCTTGCAGGATCATATGTAAGCTGTCCTAACTGATTGTTTCCTTGCATGTGTGACCCACCCTTACAGACCGGTTCCTCGCAGGATCAGGTGTGAGCAGCCTGTACAGACCGTTCTCTTGTAGGTTCAGATGTGAGTTGACTTTAGTGACTGTTTCCCC
This region of Leptodactylus fuscus isolate aLepFus1 chromosome 8, aLepFus1.hap2, whole genome shotgun sequence genomic DNA includes:
- the DUSP14 gene encoding dual specificity protein phosphatase 14 isoform X1, whose translation is MCLCLSHAPLTPCIILSAEPAHKAGGAERGALHPATLSRYEPAQERLRKVIDRSDRKTADRSSASCLPAYKDPLYMPLQLPTMNFRSHRLLRRSPPPPPTLSTKPTAVGGASGTGLSSLGSIAQISPCLYLSSGNAAGSRQLVYARNVTCIVNATLEIPNSNWPDVDYIKVPVPDLPHAPLALYFDSVADRIHQNGKRNGRTLVHCVAGVSRSATLCIAYLMKYHRLSLLDAHQWVKTRRPVVRPNAGFWQQLIQYEKKLFGKNTVRLVPSPLGLIPDIYERETRNLIPVWGFR
- the DUSP14 gene encoding dual specificity protein phosphatase 14 isoform X2 translates to MQPLVREPAHKAGGAERGALHPATLSRYEPAQERLRKVIDRSDRKTADRSSASCLPAYKDPLYMPLQLPTMNFRSHRLLRRSPPPPPTLSTKPTAVGGASGTGLSSLGSIAQISPCLYLSSGNAAGSRQLVYARNVTCIVNATLEIPNSNWPDVDYIKVPVPDLPHAPLALYFDSVADRIHQNGKRNGRTLVHCVAGVSRSATLCIAYLMKYHRLSLLDAHQWVKTRRPVVRPNAGFWQQLIQYEKKLFGKNTVRLVPSPLGLIPDIYERETRNLIPVWGFR
- the DUSP14 gene encoding dual specificity protein phosphatase 14 isoform X3 translates to MPLQLPTMNFRSHRLLRRSPPPPPTLSTKPTAVGGASGTGLSSLGSIAQISPCLYLSSGNAAGSRQLVYARNVTCIVNATLEIPNSNWPDVDYIKVPVPDLPHAPLALYFDSVADRIHQNGKRNGRTLVHCVAGVSRSATLCIAYLMKYHRLSLLDAHQWVKTRRPVVRPNAGFWQQLIQYEKKLFGKNTVRLVPSPLGLIPDIYERETRNLIPVWGFR